The DNA sequence TACTCGTCGGATGCACCAGGCACTGATGCTACCGGCCGGCACATGCTGTTCCGAATGGACTATAGTTTGGCCCCGACCGATCCGGGCTACCAGGTCGATTACACCGGCAGCTCAGACAATGCTCTGCCGAATGCGGGCATAGGCTGGGATGCGTTGGTACTCGAACGTGGTAGCAATGGCGGTGTTTACCTGGGAACGGACATGGGGGTGTTCTACACGAACGCCGCGTTCATGTCCGACGGAACAGAATGGGTCCATTTGGGCTTGGGGCTCCCTCGTGTACGTATCCAGGGACTGGAGATCAACTATCAGGTGAACAAGGTCAGGGCTGGGTTGCAGGGAAGGGGGGTGTGGGAGCACAACTTGTATTGTCCCGAGTTCGATGAGCTGATAGAATCGGGCACCTATGGTGCGAACGCATTCATTGAATCCTTGAGCTTCATCGAGTCCACGGCCGAGATCCCAAGTGGGATGGAAGTGAACTATCGGGGTGGAAGCGAGGTTCGCTTGCTGCCGGGCTTCCGTGCCGAGGCAGGGTCCCGGTTCCACGCGTTCATCCACCCTTGCAACGGGCCGGGCAACAGCTTCAAGATGATGCCCTATCAGGGGACACCTACCAATGACGTAAGGAGTTGGAACGCGACAGCCACCTCGAAATTGAAAGTATATCCCAATCCGAGTATGGGTAGTTTCACCATTGAGCATCTGGAAGAGTCGCCAATTGTACGGGTGGATCTATGTGATGCACAAGGAAGGGTTGTCCCCCTCTCTTGGCGATCAGCGCACGATGGCAGATTGCTCTGTGAAAGCGGATTGCTGGTACGGCCAGGCATCTACGTGGTCCGGACGGTCACAGAAAATGGACGCACAAGTAAGGGCTCAGTTCACATTCAACATTGATTTTCATGCGCATCATTACTTCCCTGCTATTGGGCATGGTCATGCTCCCGGCTGTCATGGCGCAGCAGTCCATTGCGATGTCGAACGCCAGATGGACCGTATCAGAGCATTTGGGCCCGAACATAAACAATATATTATATATCCGGACGTCAGAAAGTGGGTATGACACGATCATTGATGGAAAGGTGTGTAGCAAACTGTTCTGGTACAACGCCGATGTTCCATTCGGAGCACTATGGGACAATATGCAAGGCCAGGTGATCTTTTATCGGTTCCAAGATAGCAGTGAACACCTTCTGTACGACTTCGATGTATCAGTGGGCGACACCGTGCATGTCTTCAATGAGCCCTATCAATGGGATCCCATCATTGTGACAGCGGTAGACACGATAACTGTGGCCGATACACCTCGGAAACGTATACACTTGTTCAATTCGGAGGTATACTGGATAGAATGGATTGGTGGCACCCAAGGCTTGCTGACCACGTGCGGTTGTATCACAGTATCCATGGCGTATTGGCTGGATTGCATGAGTGCCGACAACGTGATCCAGTTCCCTGTGGATCTGTCGGGGGGAGAGGGGCACTGTTTTTCTCCTGCCGGTATGGTGGAAGTGGGATATGGTCATGTGTTGCGGATCTACCCCAACCCCACCCCCGGCCGCTTCACCGTGGAGTTCCCCGATCCCCTGCTGAAGGACAGCTACTACAGCGTGTACGATGCCATGGGCCGGTTGCTCTACCAGCGGCCGCTGCCCACCGGCGCCACCGTGGAGGAGGTGGATCTCTCGCGCTTCGGGCGCGGCACCTATGTGCTGCGGGTCACGGACCCCGAGGGGCAGCGGCATGAACGGGTGGTGGTGGAGTAGGGCCGCATGCGCACGCGCCTGCTGCTTCGGTCCCGGCATGGCGCTACCTTTGCCGCCCTCGCTACACGGCCATGCCCATCACCATCGAAGTCATGCGCGCCAAGATCCACCGGGTGAGCATCACCCAGGCGGCGCTCAACTACATCGGCAGCATCCAGCTGGACGAGGACCTGATCGACGCCGCCGGCATGGTGGAGGGCGAGAAGGTGCAGGTGGTGAACGTGAACAACGGCGAGCGGCTGGAGACCTACATCATCAAGGGGCCGCGCGGCAGCGGCATGGTGAGCCTCAACGGCCCGGCGGCGCGCAAGGCGCAGGTGGGCGATGTGGTCATTGTGGTGGCCTATGGCAGCATGCCGCTGGAGGAGGCCCGCGCCTTCCGGCCGGTGGTGATCTTCCCCGACGAGCGTACCAACCGGCTGAAGTGACCCGGGCATGAAGAAGGCCCTCCTCGGCGGCCTCCGGATCCTGGTTCCGCTGGGCCTGGGCCTTTGGCTGGTGGTGTATTTCTACCGGCAGCTGGACGAAAGCCAGCGCGCCGAGCTCTTCACCGCCTTCGGGCAGGCCCACTGGGGCTGGCTGGGCCTCACCGTGCTGCTGGGCTGGGCCAGCCACGCCAGCCGCGCCTGGCGCTGGCGCTACCTGCTGGACCACCTGGGCCACCGCGTGGGCTTCTGGAACAGCTACCACGCCACCATCACGGGCTATTTCATGAATCTGCTGCTGCCCCGGGCCGGCGAGGCCAGCCGCGCCATGACCTTGCGCCGCACCGACGGCGTGCCCTTCGAGCGCGGCTTCGGCACCATCCTCGCCGAACGCGCCGTGGACATGGTGATGCTCCTGGGCATCGCGGCGGTCACGCTGCTGCTGCAACTGGACAAGCTGGACACGATCCAGGAGCGCATCGTCCGGTTCCGCGCCGCCCGGGAAGCCGGTCAGGTGGAACCGATATCGCCCTGGTGGTGGGCGCTGGCGGCCGCAGCGGTGGTGGCGGGCATCGCGCTGGTGCTCTCGCGGCCCGCCTGGAGGGCGGTCCTGCGCGGCGTGCTGCGCGGGCTGGTGGACGGTATCGCTTCGGTGCTGGGCACCAAGCACAAGCTGCCCTTCCTGCTGCACACCTTCCTCATCTGGGGCCTTTATGTGGCCATGTTCGCCGTGGGCTATCAGGCCCTGCCGGAAACCGCCGCCGTGCCCATGGCCGGGGTGATGGCCGCCTTCATCGCCGGATCGTTGGGCATCATCCTGGTGCAGGGCGGCATCGGCGTGTACCCGGCCTTCGTGGCGCTGATCACCGGCATCTACATGGCCGCGCCCGAGGGTGGCGGCCTCATCCGGCCCGATGCCCTGGCCATGGGCTGGCTGCTCTGGACCGTGCAAACGGTGATGATCATCGCGCTCGGAGGTCTCTCGCTACTTTTGGTCGCCCGCAAAAGCGCCCCGCCCCAGCCATGAGCACCGAGACCACCACCGCACCTGCCGACCGCCGCGTGATGGACCTGGTGCAACTGCAGCGCCTGTGCAACATCTGGCGCATGAAGGGCGACCGCATCGTGTTCACCAACGGCTGTTTCGACATCCTGCACCGGGGCCATGTGGAGTACCTGCGCGAGGCCGCCGCACTGGGCGATCGTCTGGTGATCGGGCTGAACAGCGACGCCAGTGTGCGCCGCCAGGGCAAGGGTGCCGACCGCCCCTACAACGACCAGGACAGCCGTGCGCTGGTGCTGGCCGCCATGCGCCTGGTGGACGCCGTGGTGATCTTCGATGAGGACACCCCGCTGGAACTGATCCAGGCCATCGGCCCCGATGTGCTGGTGAAGGGCGGCGACTGGACCGAGGACCGCATCGTGGGCGCTGAACTGGTGCGCGCCAATGGCGGCGAGGTGCACAGCCTGAAGCTCGTGGAGGGCTTCTCCACCACGTCCCTGGTGGAACGCATCCGCCATGGCGGCTAAGGTCCGATCCAGGTTCGTCTGCCAGAGTTGCGGCGCCAGCCAACCGCAATGGCTGGGGCAATGCCCGCAATGCAAGGCCTGGAACACCTTGGTGGAGGAGGTGGCCGACCGTGTGGAGGAGAAGCGCGGGCTGCCCCGGTCCCTGCAGGACAAACAACCCAAGCCGGTGGCCATCGCGGACATCCCCGCGCAGGACGGGCCACGCATTCCGCTGGGCGATCCCGAACTCACACGCGTGCTGGGTGGTGGGCTGGTGCCCGGCAGCATGGTGCTGCTCGGTGGTGAGCCGGGCATCGGCAAAAGCACCCTGCTGTTGCAGGTGGCCATGAACGGGCCGCACACACGCACACTGTATGTGAGCGGCGAGGAGAGCGAGCACCAGGTGAAGATGCGCGCGGAACGGCTCGCGGCACCCGGCCGCGCAGCATCGGCGGACAGCGACTGCTTCGTCCTCACCGAAACGAACACGCAGCGGATCTTCAAGCACATCGAAACACTGAAGCCGGACCTGGTGGTGATCGACAGCGTGCAGACGCTGCACACCGCCGTGCTGGACGCGAGTCCCGGCAGCGTGGGCCAGGTGCGCGAATGCACTTCGGAGTTGATGCGTTTCGCGAAGACCACCGGTGTGCCCATGCTGTTGATCGGCCACATCACCAAGGATGGCTTCATCGCCGGGCCGAAGGTGTTGGAGCACATGGTGGACGTGGTGCTGCAATTCGAGGGCGACCGCGACCATGCCTACCGCTTGTTGCGGCCGCTGAAGAACCGCTTCGGCAGCACGAACGAACTGGGCATCTATGAGATGCGCGGCAGCGGGCTGGCCACCGTGGAGGATCCGAGCCGCGTGCTGCTGGGCGACCGCCGCGAGCGCCCCAGCGGTGTGGCCGTGGCGGCGACCATGGAAGGGCAGCGTCCGTTGCTGATCGAGGTGCAGGCCCTGGTGAGCAGCGCGGTCTATGGCACGCCCCAGCGCAGCAGCACGGGTTTCGACCTGCGCCGCCTGAACATGCTGCTGGCCGTGCTGGAGAAGCGCTGTGGCTTCCGGCTTGGTGCGAAGGACGTCTTCCTCAATCTCGCCGGCGGCTTCCGCGTGGAGGAGCCGGCCATCGATCTGGCGGTGGTCTGCGCCGTGCTCAGCTCGAATGCCGACATCCCGATCCCCATGGACACCGTGTTCTGCGGCGAAGTGGGCCTCACGGGCGAGATCCGCCCCGTGGCGCGCAGCGATCAGCGCGTGGCCGAGGCCGCCAAGCTGGGCTTTGGCCGTGTCTTCCTGCCGGCTGGCACCAAGGGCTTGTCCGTGCCCAAGGGCATCGAAGCGGTGCTGGTGGATCGGGTGGACGATGTGCTCGCCCGCTTGTTCGGCTGAAGTGCTGACGGGCGATCAGGGCTGGAACTTCCGCTGCGCGGCCTGCATCACCTCGTAGCCGTCCGCGCGGTAGAGGTAGGCCACCAACGAACAGTTCGCCGGGTTCCAAGCGGGGTCCATGGCCACACCGGCATAGCTGAGCGTGAGCGTGTCACCGGGCTGGGCCCCCGTGGGTACCATGGCTTCGCCCCAGGTGCCGTTCAGGTTGGTGCGCAGCACGTAGCGGTGATCGTAGTCGGGAATGTCCGGCGGCGTGGCCTGCTGGTTGATCTGCCAGTCGATCACATGGTCCTCCAGCAGATACAGGGTGAGTTTCAATTCGGTCCCGATGGGCTTCAACACAGCGGCCTTGATCACGGCGCCCACGGTGTTCGCGCCCGCATTGTGGTCGATGCTCTCCACCCACAGGTCCACATCGGCCTCCTGGCCGACCAGCGCACCAATGGCGCTGCCCCAATTGCCCTGGCTCAGCGTGATGCTGTTGTTGTATGGCTTGCGGCTCACCACGCCCGTGGGCAGGAAGCTCACCCCGAAGGCCGTGGTGTAGGCATCGCCCGCCGGGGTGCGGAAATCGGTGGAGTAGCTGCCGTCCGCATTCGGTGGTGAGACCGGCGCTGCGAAGGTGCTGGTGGCGTGGATGCCCACGATGATCAGCTGGTCGCCATAGAAGGTGCTCAGTTGCTGTGCCACCACGTGCGCGGCGGGACAGGTGCTGCAGCGGTGTCCGGTGAACTCCTCCAACAGCACACGGCGTGTCACCACCGTGCCGCCACCGCCGCCACCGCCGCCGCCGGGCGGAATGGGTTCATTCACCTGGTCGCAAGCGAAGAACAGGGTGGATGCGGCGAACAGGATCGCGGTCCTTGTGATGGTCATATCCTGTCAGAAAGTGCTGGTGATCGACAAGGTAAGACCGTTGGCCGCGGGCACCACGCGGCACACGCCGCCCACGCAGAAGATGCCCGCGCGCTGGCGGCCGTAGTTCACTTGGAAGCGGTTGCCGCCCCGGATGTAGCCCACCGAGCCGATGGGGTAGTGCAGGCGCAGGGGTTCCACTTCTTCCTTACCGTCCTGCAGGAAGGTGTCATCCAGCGTCACATAGTTGTACTGGTCCATCACGGCCAGGAACCAGTGCGGGCTGAAGGTGAACTCGGCCAGCACCGTGGCCCAGTTGCCCTGGTCCTGCTTGGTGCTGAGGTGCTGCGCCTCGAAACGCACCGAGTTGCGGTCGTTGAACTTGTAGAGGCCCTCCACGATGGCCATACCCGCGTAAACCACGGGTTTGCCGGGCTTGCCCTGGATGATGTCGATGTCGTATACCAGATCGATGTAGGTGAGGGCCAGTTCCCACTTCTCACTGATGCGCTTGCGTATTTCCACATTGACGTCCTGGAAGTACAGGTCCTCACCCGGGGAGAAGAACGAGGTGCGATATCCCTGGCGTGTGGTGCCCAGGTCATCCAGCGCGCTGCTGTCCAGCGACCAGGCCACACTGTAGTTGAGCGCGATGCGGGTGCCATACTTGCCGCCGAGCTTGGTGCCCTTGCGCCACTTGTAGAACACTTCGCCTTGCGCGGACACTTCGCCGTTCGGTTGTGTGGCGTAGGGGTAGAGGGTGGCGGGCAGGTTGTAGGTATGCTGCTTGGCCAGCGGCGGCAGGAAGTTGATGTTGAGGTCGAAGGGCGTGGGCGCCCCGCGATCGCTCATGTAGAACATGTTGTCGAAGGCGTGCGCGCCCGCGCTGGCACCGAAGCCCTTGGTGGACCAGGTGGCGTTCACCAGCAGCGCCTGGCCGGGCTTGTAGATGAAGCCGTTCTGCACGTTGGGGTCGTTGATCTTATAGGCGTACTCGGTATAGAAATTCAGCCTCGGGGTGGTCCAGTTGGCGCGCAGGGCCCAGGCGCCCACATTCTCGGGCAGCACCAACAGGGGGTCGCGATCTTCCTGGTATTTGCTCACGAAGCCGCCGCCGATCGTCAGGTTGTGGGCACTGGTCCAGAGCGTGTCGAACAATTCGTTCAGCGATACTTCCACATCGATGCCGCGCACGAGTCCCGCGCCTTTGGTGAAGCCATTGTCGAAGGCGAAGCGCTGGCGGCCGTAGACACCCTTGAGGCGGACGCCGCGGTAGGGCGTGTAGCGGAGGCGCACACCATCCATGGCATTGTCCACGCCGAGGTAGCGCTCCTCGTAGCTGCGGAAGATCAT is a window from the Flavobacteriales bacterium genome containing:
- a CDS encoding flippase-like domain-containing protein, whose amino-acid sequence is MKKALLGGLRILVPLGLGLWLVVYFYRQLDESQRAELFTAFGQAHWGWLGLTVLLGWASHASRAWRWRYLLDHLGHRVGFWNSYHATITGYFMNLLLPRAGEASRAMTLRRTDGVPFERGFGTILAERAVDMVMLLGIAAVTLLLQLDKLDTIQERIVRFRAAREAGQVEPISPWWWALAAAAVVAGIALVLSRPAWRAVLRGVLRGLVDGIASVLGTKHKLPFLLHTFLIWGLYVAMFAVGYQALPETAAVPMAGVMAAFIAGSLGIILVQGGIGVYPAFVALITGIYMAAPEGGGLIRPDALAMGWLLWTVQTVMIIALGGLSLLLVARKSAPPQP
- the radA gene encoding DNA repair protein RadA translates to MAAKVRSRFVCQSCGASQPQWLGQCPQCKAWNTLVEEVADRVEEKRGLPRSLQDKQPKPVAIADIPAQDGPRIPLGDPELTRVLGGGLVPGSMVLLGGEPGIGKSTLLLQVAMNGPHTRTLYVSGEESEHQVKMRAERLAAPGRAASADSDCFVLTETNTQRIFKHIETLKPDLVVIDSVQTLHTAVLDASPGSVGQVRECTSELMRFAKTTGVPMLLIGHITKDGFIAGPKVLEHMVDVVLQFEGDRDHAYRLLRPLKNRFGSTNELGIYEMRGSGLATVEDPSRVLLGDRRERPSGVAVAATMEGQRPLLIEVQALVSSAVYGTPQRSSTGFDLRRLNMLLAVLEKRCGFRLGAKDVFLNLAGGFRVEEPAIDLAVVCAVLSSNADIPIPMDTVFCGEVGLTGEIRPVARSDQRVAEAAKLGFGRVFLPAGTKGLSVPKGIEAVLVDRVDDVLARLFG
- the panD gene encoding aspartate 1-decarboxylase, whose translation is MTIEVMRAKIHRVSITQAALNYIGSIQLDEDLIDAAGMVEGEKVQVVNVNNGERLETYIIKGPRGSGMVSLNGPAARKAQVGDVVIVVAYGSMPLEEARAFRPVVIFPDERTNRLK
- a CDS encoding Omp28-related outer membrane protein, which codes for MTITRTAILFAASTLFFACDQVNEPIPPGGGGGGGGGTVVTRRVLLEEFTGHRCSTCPAAHVVAQQLSTFYGDQLIIVGIHATSTFAAPVSPPNADGSYSTDFRTPAGDAYTTAFGVSFLPTGVVSRKPYNNSITLSQGNWGSAIGALVGQEADVDLWVESIDHNAGANTVGAVIKAAVLKPIGTELKLTLYLLEDHVIDWQINQQATPPDIPDYDHRYVLRTNLNGTWGEAMVPTGAQPGDTLTLSYAGVAMDPAWNPANCSLVAYLYRADGYEVMQAAQRKFQP
- the rfaE2 gene encoding D-glycero-beta-D-manno-heptose 1-phosphate adenylyltransferase, with protein sequence MSTETTTAPADRRVMDLVQLQRLCNIWRMKGDRIVFTNGCFDILHRGHVEYLREAAALGDRLVIGLNSDASVRRQGKGADRPYNDQDSRALVLAAMRLVDAVVIFDEDTPLELIQAIGPDVLVKGGDWTEDRIVGAELVRANGGEVHSLKLVEGFSTTSLVERIRHGG
- a CDS encoding T9SS type A sorting domain-containing protein, which codes for MAYWLDCMSADNVIQFPVDLSGGEGHCFSPAGMVEVGYGHVLRIYPNPTPGRFTVEFPDPLLKDSYYSVYDAMGRLLYQRPLPTGATVEEVDLSRFGRGTYVLRVTDPEGQRHERVVVE